A single window of Chlamydia ibidis 10-1398/6 DNA harbors:
- a CDS encoding Na(+)-transporting NADH-quinone reductase subunit B: protein MLKRFVNSIWKLCEKDKFRSLTPVADAIDTFCYEPIHVPTSPPFIRDSVDIKRWMMLVVVALLPAILAAIWNAGVQALVYSSYNPEMMNEFLNISGFSSYFSFIFHRLGILSVLGEGLKIFVPLLLISYTVGGACEVLFAIVRKHKIAEGLLVTGILYPLTLPPTIPYWMAALGIAFGVVISKELFGGTGMNILNPALTGRAFLFFTFPVKMSGDVWVGTNPQTIKNSLFAMNSSAGKSLIDGFSESTCLQTLNSTPPSVKRVHVDAIASNILHLSKVPSQEVIESQFSVWSERQPGLVLDNLSLADVHDFVTAPIQDGGLGLLPTQFDSAYAITDVIYGTGKFSTSNLFFGNVIGSLGETSTLACLCGAIFLIITGIASWRTMVSFGIGALVTAWLFKIVSILIVGKSGAWAPARFFIPAYRHLFLGGLAFGLVFMATDPVSSPTMRWAKWVYGLFIGFMTILIRLINPAYPEGVMLAILLGNVFAPLLDYFALGKYKRRKV from the coding sequence ATGCTGAAACGATTTGTAAACTCCATTTGGAAATTGTGTGAAAAAGATAAATTCCGGTCACTTACTCCAGTCGCAGACGCTATAGATACGTTCTGCTACGAGCCAATACATGTGCCAACTTCGCCTCCGTTCATTCGTGACTCTGTAGATATAAAACGCTGGATGATGTTGGTTGTTGTTGCTTTGCTTCCCGCTATCCTGGCAGCCATTTGGAACGCAGGGGTTCAAGCATTAGTTTATAGCTCCTATAATCCTGAGATGATGAACGAGTTTTTGAACATCTCCGGATTCTCTAGTTATTTCTCTTTCATTTTTCATCGTCTGGGTATTTTATCCGTTCTAGGTGAAGGATTAAAGATATTTGTTCCTCTGTTGTTGATTAGTTATACTGTAGGCGGAGCTTGTGAAGTTCTTTTCGCAATTGTTAGAAAACATAAAATTGCCGAAGGATTGCTAGTTACTGGTATTCTTTATCCTCTAACATTACCTCCTACTATTCCTTATTGGATGGCCGCTTTGGGAATCGCTTTCGGTGTAGTGATTAGCAAGGAGCTTTTCGGCGGCACAGGCATGAATATTCTAAATCCTGCATTGACAGGTAGGGCTTTCCTTTTCTTTACGTTCCCCGTAAAAATGAGTGGAGATGTTTGGGTTGGGACCAATCCTCAAACTATTAAGAATAGCCTGTTTGCTATGAATTCTTCTGCTGGGAAATCCCTCATAGATGGTTTTTCTGAATCCACATGCTTACAAACTCTTAATTCTACTCCTCCCTCAGTCAAAAGAGTCCATGTGGATGCTATTGCATCAAATATACTCCACTTGTCTAAGGTGCCATCCCAAGAAGTTATTGAATCCCAGTTTTCTGTTTGGTCAGAAAGACAGCCCGGCCTTGTTTTAGATAATCTCTCTCTCGCAGACGTACATGACTTTGTAACTGCGCCCATACAAGATGGCGGTCTAGGACTTCTGCCGACACAATTTGACTCTGCCTACGCAATTACTGATGTAATCTATGGAACAGGTAAATTTTCAACATCCAATTTATTTTTTGGAAATGTTATTGGTTCTTTAGGAGAAACTTCGACCCTAGCATGTTTGTGCGGAGCTATTTTCTTAATAATTACTGGAATTGCTTCCTGGAGAACTATGGTTTCTTTTGGGATAGGTGCATTAGTCACTGCTTGGTTATTTAAAATTGTCAGCATTCTAATTGTAGGAAAATCGGGTGCCTGGGCTCCAGCTAGATTTTTTATTCCTGCATACCGACATCTGTTTTTAGGAGGATTAGCGTTCGGATTAGTATTCATGGCAACAGATCCAGTTTCTTCTCCTACGATGAGATGGGCTAAGTGGGTTTACGGTCTCTTCATTGGTTTTATGACAATTTTGATTCGTTTGATTAATCCAGCATATCCTGAAGGTGTGATGCTAGCTATTCTTTTGGGGAATGTCTTTGCACCTCTTCTTGATTACTTCGCATTAGGAAAGTATAAACGAAGGAAAGTATAG
- a CDS encoding type II toxin-antitoxin system RelE family toxin — protein sequence MIYAIEITDKVAKKLLKFPKKDKERIVRTIDSLSESPRPQGVRKLRGIDKLTLLRIRVGKYRIVYTIQDDLLLVLIIDVDHRKDIYSEY from the coding sequence ATGATTTATGCTATTGAGATTACTGACAAAGTTGCGAAAAAATTACTTAAGTTCCCTAAGAAAGATAAAGAACGCATAGTTAGGACCATAGATTCTTTGTCTGAGTCTCCGCGACCTCAAGGTGTTAGAAAATTACGGGGAATAGATAAACTCACTCTATTGAGGATTCGTGTAGGTAAATATCGTATAGTCTACACAATTCAAGATGATTTGTTGTTGGTGTTGATCATTGATGTGGACCATAGAAAGGATATTTATTCTGAATATTAG
- the dnaA gene encoding chromosomal replication initiator protein DnaA: MLTCNDCSTWEQFVNYVKTRCSHTAFENWISPIQVLEETQEKIRLEVPNIFVQSYLLDNYKKDLCSFVPLDAHGEPALEFVVTEIKRVARPAVAVQVSKEDLPEIDDSSKDFELKLNSAYRFDNFIEGPSNQFVKSAAVGIAGRPGRSYNPLFIHGGVGLGKTHLLHAVGHYVREHHKNLRVHCITTEAFINDLVYHLRLKSVDKMKNFYRSLDLLLVDDIQFLQNRQNFEEEFCNTFETLIHLSKQIVITCDKPPGQLKLSERIITRMEWGLVAHVGIPDLETRVAILQHKAEQKGLYVPNDMAFYIADHVYGNVRQLEGAINKLTAHCRLFGKTLTEDIIRNTLQELFHSPSKQTVSVENILKSVATVFQVKLQDLKGNSRSKELVLARQVSMYLAKTLITDSLVAIGAAFGKTHSTVLYACKTIEQKIINDEMLKRQIQLCKNHVVG, encoded by the coding sequence ATGTTAACTTGTAACGATTGCAGTACCTGGGAACAGTTCGTAAATTATGTCAAAACACGTTGTTCACATACCGCTTTTGAAAACTGGATTTCCCCTATTCAAGTTCTTGAGGAGACTCAAGAAAAAATTCGACTTGAAGTTCCGAATATTTTCGTCCAGAGCTATCTTTTAGATAACTATAAGAAAGATCTTTGTTCCTTTGTTCCTCTCGATGCTCATGGAGAGCCTGCTTTAGAATTTGTCGTAACTGAGATAAAAAGAGTCGCCCGCCCTGCAGTTGCGGTGCAGGTTTCAAAGGAAGATCTTCCAGAAATTGATGATAGTTCTAAAGACTTCGAATTGAAGTTAAATTCTGCTTATCGTTTTGATAATTTTATTGAAGGTCCTTCTAACCAATTTGTTAAATCCGCAGCAGTTGGTATTGCTGGACGCCCAGGAAGATCATATAATCCACTATTTATTCATGGTGGTGTGGGATTAGGGAAAACCCATCTACTTCATGCCGTAGGACATTATGTTCGCGAGCATCATAAAAACCTTAGAGTGCATTGTATCACTACAGAAGCTTTCATCAATGATTTGGTCTATCATTTAAGATTAAAGTCTGTAGATAAGATGAAAAATTTCTATCGCTCCTTAGATTTACTCCTGGTCGATGATATTCAGTTCTTACAAAATCGTCAGAATTTTGAAGAAGAATTTTGCAATACATTTGAAACTCTAATTCACTTAAGCAAACAAATTGTTATTACTTGCGACAAACCCCCAGGCCAATTAAAGCTTTCTGAAAGAATTATTACGCGAATGGAATGGGGATTGGTTGCACATGTGGGGATTCCTGATTTGGAAACCCGTGTTGCTATCTTACAACATAAAGCAGAGCAAAAAGGACTATATGTTCCTAATGACATGGCCTTCTATATTGCTGATCATGTGTATGGCAATGTGCGTCAGCTCGAGGGTGCTATCAACAAACTGACTGCTCATTGTCGTTTATTTGGGAAAACCCTTACTGAAGATATTATTCGCAATACTCTTCAAGAGTTATTTCACTCCCCTTCTAAACAGACTGTTTCCGTAGAAAATATTTTAAAGAGTGTTGCTACTGTTTTTCAAGTGAAACTACAAGACCTCAAGGGCAATTCTCGTTCTAAAGAATTAGTTTTAGCTCGTCAGGTATCTATGTATCTGGCCAAAACCCTTATTACTGATTCCCTCGTTGCAATAGGAGCTGCTTTTGGAAAAACTCACTCTACGGTTCTGTATGCCTGTAAGACAATTGAGCAAAAGATCATTAACGACGAAATGTTAAAGCGTCAAATTCAACTATGTAAAAACCATGTTGTTGGTTAA
- a CDS encoding bactofilin family protein, producing the protein MFRRTGKNHFDEVQTLYNEDSTSQTSYTYPRADLLDPTQAIFEHTKSVEARPLSSSVAASATEWSSAEDTLPDFNEEPETTLGEGVTFKGELAFERLLRIDGTFEGILISNGKIIVGPKGSVKADIQMHEAIIEGVVEGNITVDGRVELRGEAVIKGDIQASELCVDAGVKLLGYVAISGITQDQG; encoded by the coding sequence ATGTTCCGAAGAACAGGAAAAAATCACTTTGATGAGGTTCAAACTCTTTACAACGAAGATTCGACCTCTCAAACATCTTATACATATCCCCGTGCTGATCTTCTCGATCCCACTCAGGCAATATTTGAACATACAAAGTCTGTAGAAGCTAGGCCTTTAAGCTCTTCGGTAGCTGCCTCAGCCACCGAATGGTCTTCTGCTGAAGATACGCTTCCTGATTTTAATGAAGAGCCGGAAACAACTTTAGGAGAAGGCGTAACTTTTAAAGGTGAACTTGCATTTGAACGCCTTCTAAGGATTGACGGTACATTTGAAGGCATCCTTATTTCTAATGGTAAGATAATTGTTGGTCCCAAAGGTAGTGTAAAAGCTGACATACAAATGCACGAAGCTATTATTGAAGGGGTAGTTGAAGGCAATATTACTGTTGATGGAAGGGTTGAGCTCAGAGGTGAGGCAGTTATCAAAGGTGATATCCAAGCTAGTGAATTATGTGTAGACGCTGGTGTAAAACTACTTGGTTATGTTGCTATCTCGGGAATTACTCAAGATCAGGGTTAA
- the nqrC gene encoding NADH:ubiquinone reductase (Na(+)-transporting) subunit C, producing MSSGSQQNRRYLNQTWYIILFILGLSLFSGLLLSTVCYVLSPIQEKAAIFDRNQQMLTAAHVLDFHGKFQIREGDTWEPAIYNKTKNILTKTSANKSPVVTASVLDTYAQHFVRPLLANREGKIFSFEEKRIDPTVFIENTKDFHRQPLLLFYAILNNTPESAKMSPAEVIQHPKSIQSIVIPISGFGLWGPIYGYLGLENNGDTVLGTAWYQQGETPGLGANITNPSWQKQFFGKKIFLNTTSGNTDFSTSPLGIEVIKGQVQSVLGNSPKAASSVDGISGATLTCNGVTEAYAHSLAPYRSLLIYFANLNSSGENHDG from the coding sequence ATGTCTTCGGGATCTCAACAAAATCGACGTTACTTGAATCAAACCTGGTATATCATTCTTTTCATCTTAGGACTGAGTCTGTTCTCAGGACTTCTACTGTCTACGGTTTGCTATGTACTCTCCCCTATTCAAGAAAAAGCAGCTATTTTTGATAGAAATCAGCAGATGTTGACAGCTGCACACGTTTTAGATTTCCATGGAAAATTTCAAATCCGGGAAGGAGATACATGGGAACCCGCCATCTACAACAAAACAAAGAACATATTAACAAAAACTTCTGCTAATAAGTCCCCTGTTGTCACTGCATCCGTTTTAGATACTTACGCACAACATTTTGTTCGCCCTTTACTAGCAAACCGGGAAGGGAAGATTTTCTCTTTTGAAGAGAAACGCATTGACCCTACAGTATTCATTGAAAACACGAAAGATTTTCACCGGCAACCTTTACTATTGTTTTATGCAATTTTAAATAATACTCCGGAATCTGCAAAGATGTCCCCAGCAGAGGTCATCCAACATCCTAAATCTATCCAGTCTATTGTTATTCCCATTTCAGGATTTGGATTATGGGGTCCTATTTATGGCTATTTAGGTTTAGAAAATAATGGAGATACAGTCCTAGGAACAGCCTGGTACCAGCAAGGAGAAACTCCTGGTCTAGGAGCAAATATTACTAACCCTTCCTGGCAAAAGCAATTTTTTGGTAAGAAAATATTTTTAAACACAACATCCGGGAATACCGATTTCTCTACCTCACCTTTGGGAATTGAAGTAATCAAAGGCCAGGTTCAGTCTGTTCTGGGTAACTCTCCTAAGGCAGCATCCTCAGTTGATGGAATTTCTGGAGCAACTCTAACCTGTAATGGGGTTACTGAAGCTTATGCCCATTCTCTAGCTCCTTATCGCTCCTTACTTATTTACTTTGCTAATCTGAATTCTTCGGGAGAAAATCATGACGGTTAG
- a CDS encoding DUF6290 family protein, which yields MKDRSRLTVDMSPDEHLCIKLASAKLGVTMREFILTTVFERLEELEDRWLADKATKILEDIRSGKEKTISWDEAKKNLEQ from the coding sequence ATGAAAGACAGGTCAAGATTAACAGTGGATATGTCTCCAGATGAGCACTTATGTATCAAATTAGCTAGCGCTAAGTTAGGAGTGACTATGAGAGAATTTATTCTTACCACTGTTTTTGAACGTTTGGAAGAATTAGAAGATCGTTGGTTGGCAGATAAAGCTACAAAAATCCTTGAAGATATCAGATCAGGAAAAGAAAAAACAATCTCCTGGGACGAGGCAAAAAAGAATCTTGAACAATGA
- the nqrE gene encoding NADH:ubiquinone reductase (Na(+)-transporting) subunit E, producing the protein MWLGEYSWLNVFGIFLQATFIQNILLSNFLGMCSYLACSARVPTANGLGMSVALVLTLTGSINWFIHHFITGPKALTWLSPQFAQINLGFLELIIFISVIAAFTQVLELFLEKVSRNLYLSLGIFLPLIAVNCAILGGVLFGITRNYPFIPMVIFSLGAGCGWWLSIVLFATIREKLAYSDIPQNLRGMGISFITTGLMAMAFMGLTGIDVSKPSQPQKEEIQKETASSDLKVTTPIIKNTKQKRRFHN; encoded by the coding sequence ATGTGGTTAGGTGAATATTCTTGGCTCAATGTGTTTGGTATTTTTTTACAAGCTACGTTCATTCAAAACATCTTGCTTTCTAATTTTCTTGGCATGTGTAGCTATCTGGCCTGTTCAGCTAGAGTCCCTACGGCAAATGGTCTTGGAATGTCCGTGGCGCTAGTACTAACATTGACAGGAAGCATTAATTGGTTCATTCATCATTTTATCACTGGTCCTAAAGCTCTTACATGGCTATCCCCTCAATTTGCTCAAATAAATCTAGGTTTCCTAGAACTTATTATTTTCATTTCTGTCATTGCAGCTTTTACCCAAGTTCTTGAACTATTCTTAGAAAAAGTTTCTAGAAATCTTTACCTGTCACTTGGTATCTTCCTTCCCCTAATCGCTGTAAATTGCGCTATTCTAGGTGGAGTTCTTTTCGGAATTACCCGAAATTATCCTTTTATTCCTATGGTTATCTTCTCTTTAGGAGCTGGTTGTGGCTGGTGGTTGTCCATTGTCTTATTTGCAACAATTCGAGAAAAGTTAGCTTATTCAGACATCCCTCAGAACCTTCGTGGGATGGGTATTTCTTTCATCACAACAGGATTAATGGCTATGGCATTTATGGGTCTTACTGGTATAGATGTGTCTAAACCTTCACAACCCCAGAAAGAAGAAATTCAAAAAGAAACAGCCTCTTCAGACTTAAAAGTCACAACTCCTATTATTAAAAACACAAAACAAAAACGTCGTTTTCATAACTAG
- a CDS encoding DUF5399 family protein, with product MVEIFNYSSSVYEKHASNNKIVNDFRQEIQMESLAIREVARHAQILDMTPKPSALTTLMQTDKKTHWAFFSPPQNFHKQRCSNPYLAPSLGSPDQQDEDMEKISAYLRVLTRGKFSYRSRVTPLLSYRENKDKETEEEEEDSEETQLLKEGRILLKALDLGIKSSNVMIDYVISRIFQFVQG from the coding sequence ATGGTAGAAATTTTTAATTACAGTTCTTCAGTCTACGAAAAACATGCTTCCAATAATAAAATAGTTAACGATTTTCGTCAGGAAATCCAAATGGAGAGCCTAGCTATCCGAGAAGTTGCTAGACATGCTCAAATTTTGGATATGACACCAAAGCCCTCCGCTTTGACTACCTTAATGCAGACTGATAAAAAAACTCATTGGGCTTTCTTTTCTCCTCCTCAAAACTTTCATAAGCAACGCTGCTCAAATCCTTATCTTGCTCCTTCTTTAGGTTCTCCTGATCAACAAGATGAGGATATGGAGAAAATCTCTGCTTACTTGCGTGTATTAACTCGAGGAAAATTTTCTTACCGTAGTCGTGTCACTCCTCTTCTTTCTTATAGAGAGAACAAGGATAAGGAGACGGAGGAAGAGGAGGAAGATTCTGAAGAGACACAACTATTGAAAGAAGGTAGAATCTTACTTAAAGCTCTTGATCTTGGTATTAAATCTTCGAACGTAATGATTGATTACGTTATTTCTCGTATTTTTCAATTTGTTCAAGGTTAA
- the nqrD gene encoding NADH:ubiquinone reductase (Na(+)-transporting) subunit D, which yields MTVSNKSYKSYFLDPLWNNNQPLVAILGICSALAVTTTMVTAITMGLAVSFVTGCSCFFVSLLRKYTPDSVRMITQLIIISLFVVVIEQILKAFFFEISKTLSVFVGLIITNCIVMGRAESMARNVPPIPAFLDGVGAGLGYGWVLVIISSIRELFGFGTFLGMRVIPQFLYSSESHPDAYENFGLMVLAPSAFFLIGIMIWVMNIIRSRKIKG from the coding sequence ATGACGGTTAGTAATAAGTCTTACAAAAGTTATTTCTTAGATCCCTTATGGAATAATAACCAACCGTTGGTTGCTATTCTCGGCATCTGTTCGGCATTAGCTGTAACCACCACCATGGTTACAGCTATCACTATGGGCCTGGCAGTAAGCTTTGTGACCGGGTGTTCTTGTTTCTTTGTTTCTTTGCTACGTAAGTACACTCCTGATAGCGTCCGAATGATTACTCAACTGATTATTATCAGTTTATTCGTAGTCGTCATCGAGCAAATCTTGAAAGCTTTCTTTTTTGAAATCTCAAAAACACTTTCAGTTTTTGTTGGTTTAATTATTACTAATTGCATAGTAATGGGGCGCGCAGAGAGTATGGCTAGAAATGTCCCTCCTATTCCTGCTTTTCTTGATGGTGTGGGAGCTGGTTTAGGATATGGTTGGGTATTGGTAATCATTAGTTCCATCCGCGAACTGTTTGGCTTTGGAACATTTCTAGGAATGAGAGTCATCCCACAGTTTTTATATTCTTCAGAATCACATCCTGATGCTTATGAAAACTTTGGTCTCATGGTTTTAGCTCCATCAGCATTCTTCCTTATAGGAATCATGATTTGGGTAATGAATATTATAAGATCCAGGAAAATAAAGGGGTAA
- a CDS encoding tetratricopeptide repeat family protein, which translates to MIDNEWKAILGWGDQELEELRISGYLFLRQGHYRKAILFFEALTVLDPLSIYDFQTLGGLYLQVGENEKALFILDQALRMQGDHLPTLLNKTKALFCLNRIEEASAIAMFLTTCPDSIIANDAEALIMSYTKKNIATPLTTAS; encoded by the coding sequence ATGATAGATAATGAATGGAAAGCGATCCTAGGATGGGGGGATCAAGAACTGGAAGAGTTACGAATCTCTGGTTATCTGTTTCTAAGGCAAGGGCATTACCGGAAAGCGATTCTGTTTTTCGAAGCTTTGACTGTACTTGATCCTTTGAGTATTTATGACTTTCAAACTTTGGGTGGGCTGTATCTGCAAGTAGGAGAAAATGAAAAAGCATTATTCATTTTAGACCAGGCCTTGCGCATGCAAGGAGACCATCTTCCTACTTTATTGAACAAAACAAAGGCCTTGTTTTGCTTGAATCGTATTGAAGAAGCTTCCGCTATAGCAATGTTTCTGACTACCTGTCCAGATTCTATAATTGCAAATGATGCCGAAGCACTAATCATGAGCTATACAAAAAAAAATATAGCTACTCCTTTAACCACGGCATCTTAA
- a CDS encoding autotransporter domain-containing protein, giving the protein MRLTLPHWGGGGASDTAVINSQTTSKTASVSSLSLIDSDGNGYEYPIFGSNLSSAKVKIQTNSSTATTPSSNPTKESPTPHYGYQGNWTVSWGNTSGNAIKTATLAWEKTGYIANPERVCALVPNTLWGNFSDLRVIQNLMEVSVDGAECHRGLWASAVANFLHRSGYDVQSPKGAPSPTETRRKFRHHSVGYIVGVMGETLNEDILNASFCQLFGKDKDYFISKNSATTYAGSLYYQHTSWWNGWNKLIHSIVGTEAPLVFNAQLTYSHTSNDLKTKMTKAFLPEKMVLPSLIKGDWGNDCFGLEFGGAVPVDLNNPWLFDTYTPFAKLQLIYAHQGDFKENTEQGRIFDSSSLTNLALPIGMKFERFAKNHDASFNVVLAYSPDIARSNPDCTTAMISDPVSAIWTTRATNLARNAFIAQAGNHFSITPRCEIFSQFGFELRGSARTYNIDLGSKIQF; this is encoded by the coding sequence TTGCGATTAACGTTGCCTCATTGGGGGGGGGGGGGTGCCTCCGACACGGCTGTAATCAACAGTCAAACAACTAGCAAAACAGCATCCGTATCTTCTCTATCACTCATTGATTCTGACGGCAACGGTTACGAATATCCTATCTTTGGATCAAATTTATCTTCAGCTAAAGTAAAAATCCAAACTAACTCCAGCACAGCTACAACACCTTCTTCTAATCCCACTAAAGAATCCCCTACCCCACACTACGGCTATCAGGGAAATTGGACCGTCTCCTGGGGAAATACGTCAGGGAACGCTATAAAGACAGCAACATTAGCTTGGGAAAAAACGGGCTATATTGCTAATCCCGAGCGTGTGTGTGCTTTAGTTCCTAACACCCTATGGGGAAACTTCTCTGACCTCCGTGTTATCCAAAATCTTATGGAAGTCAGTGTAGATGGCGCCGAATGTCACCGAGGCCTATGGGCATCCGCTGTTGCTAACTTCTTGCACAGAAGTGGCTATGATGTCCAAAGCCCTAAAGGAGCTCCTTCCCCAACAGAAACAAGACGAAAATTCCGCCACCATAGCGTCGGCTACATCGTGGGAGTCATGGGAGAAACCCTAAATGAAGATATCCTCAATGCCTCTTTCTGCCAACTCTTCGGTAAAGACAAGGACTACTTCATAAGCAAAAACTCGGCTACCACATACGCGGGTTCTTTGTACTACCAACACACCTCTTGGTGGAACGGATGGAACAAACTCATCCACTCTATAGTGGGAACTGAAGCTCCTCTAGTATTCAATGCTCAGCTCACTTACTCCCACACCTCTAACGATCTCAAAACCAAAATGACAAAAGCTTTCCTTCCAGAAAAAATGGTCCTCCCCTCCCTCATCAAAGGCGATTGGGGGAATGATTGCTTTGGTTTAGAGTTCGGTGGTGCTGTGCCTGTAGACCTCAATAACCCTTGGTTATTCGACACCTACACCCCATTCGCTAAACTCCAACTCATCTATGCTCACCAAGGAGACTTTAAAGAAAACACAGAACAAGGAAGAATCTTCGATAGTAGTAGCCTCACTAACCTCGCTCTCCCTATCGGAATGAAGTTCGAGAGATTCGCAAAAAATCATGACGCTTCCTTCAACGTAGTTTTAGCCTACTCACCAGATATCGCTAGAAGTAATCCTGATTGCACAACAGCCATGATCTCTGATCCTGTCTCCGCAATCTGGACCACACGAGCTACTAACTTGGCTCGAAATGCTTTCATCGCTCAAGCCGGGAATCATTTCTCCATAACCCCAAGATGTGAGATCTTTAGCCAATTCGGCTTCGAACTCCGCGGATCAGCTCGTACTTACAACATAGACCTGGGTTCTAAAATCCAGTTCTAA